The region TGTCTTTTTACAACGGACGTCCGGTTAATGCCTGTCACTTGCCAGCTCAAGAAAATGGCCGCGTATTTTACAATGAAACCATCGATGGTTTTAACTTTCAGCCAGCGCGCGTTCCTTTGCAGCAGGTACTTGCTTATTTATTATCGAAACAGGAAGAAAAGCCTACTGGCATGTATGTTGGTTCAACTGAGGTTGAAAGCTATTTTCCTGGCTTTAAAGCAGCTCATGCATCAGCACTTGATGCACTCTCACCGTTAACTAGCTTGTGGATTGGCAATAAGAGCCGAGTGGCCGCTCATTACGACTTTCCGCACAATATCGCCTGCGCCATGATAGGTAAGCGTCGCTTCACCCTATTTCCGCCAGAGCAAGTCGTTAACCTTTATCCGGGGCCTATGGAGTTTGCACCTGGCGGCCAAGATGTTTCCATGGTGGATTTTGCAGACCCTGATTTTGAACAGTTTCCCAACTTTAAAGTAGCACTTGAACATGCTCAAGTGGCTGAACTTGAAGCTGGCGATGCGGTGTTTATTCCTAGCATGTGGTGGCACCATGTCGAAGCACTCAGCAGTTTTAGTGTGCTACTCACGCACTGGTGGCGCGATACGCCAGCATACATGGGTCGCCCCAACAATGCCTTATTAACCGCGATGCTTAGCTTGCGCAACCTGCCGAAAGCTCAACGTAAAGCATGGCAGGCCATTTTTAATCACTATATTTTTGAACACGACAATGATGATTTTGCGTATTTACCTGATCACGCAAAAGGCATGTTGGCAACGCCGATGGACGAACTAACCGC is a window of Thalassotalea euphylliae DNA encoding:
- a CDS encoding cupin-like domain-containing protein translates to MKQVNISQAHIKQGSIKQVSDIRADNIPDWLFGEEQPIVLKNFGESWPLVQAGADSEQKAADYLLSFYNGRPVNACHLPAQENGRVFYNETIDGFNFQPARVPLQQVLAYLLSKQEEKPTGMYVGSTEVESYFPGFKAAHASALDALSPLTSLWIGNKSRVAAHYDFPHNIACAMIGKRRFTLFPPEQVVNLYPGPMEFAPGGQDVSMVDFADPDFEQFPNFKVALEHAQVAELEAGDAVFIPSMWWHHVEALSSFSVLLTHWWRDTPAYMGRPNNALLTAMLSLRNLPKAQRKAWQAIFNHYIFEHDNDDFAYLPDHAKGMLATPMDELTARRIRAELLEKLKR